The DNA segment GGAAGTACGGCAGGTGTCTAAGCATGCCTTCAGCCTCAAGCAGTTGGACAACCCTGCTCGAATCCCTCCCTGGTGAGGCCTGGCCCCTCTGCCTCGGGCATCACCCCCAGAGCAAGGACATGGAGACCACTTTTCTGGGGGATCTGGTGGGAGAGAGGGTAGGAAGCAGGACAGGAAGGGAAACTTGGAAATGAACAAGACATGGGGATGgccagaggagaggagagagagacctTGGATTGGCAGGGGGCCTGCAGAGCCCCCTCTCTCTGCCACTCCCACAAATCCCCGACCCACATTTCCGCTGATTCTCTTCTCCCTGGGTTAGTGGCTGGAAGTGCTCTAAGTGTGACATGAGAGAGAACCTGTGGCTCAACCTGACGGATGGCTCCATCCTCTGTGGGCGACGCTACTTCGACGGCAGTGGGGGCAACAACCACGCTGTGGAGCACTACCGGGAGACGGGCTACCCATTAGCTGTCAAGCTGGGCACCATCACCCCTGATGGAGCTGGTACAGCCTCCCCTCCTCCAGCCACTCTCATgcttaaatgtatttcatttgttAGTAATTTCGTGTGACATGTATAATACATGAATGCATTATCTtgataagaaaggaaaataggtgcagtggctcacgtttgcaatcccaacactttgggaggccaaggcaggaggatcacttgaacacaggagttcgagaccagcctgggcaacatagtgagacctcatctctacacacataaaaaaagaaaaattgactgggtgtggtagctcctgcctgtactctcagctacccaggaggctgaggcaggaggattgcttgagcacccaggaggttgaggctgcagtgagctatgattgcaccactggactccagcctgggctacagagaccctgtctcaaaaaaggaaaatactgcaGATGATACTAAATTTTTGATTACTCCCCACTCAAATCCTCATCCCTTTCCTATCAAGCCTGTCTTACCTCATGGGTAGAATCAGAATCACAGTTAATTCCAACCCTCACCCTGTTTCATCTGTCTTCCCTGACAGTCCCAGAAGGGCCATGACCTCACTCACATTCAAGGGAACCAAGAGGGTGGACCTTACTGGCTGTCCTTTTGTCCCCTCAAGTCCCTTCTGGGCAAGGGATGGGATGGTGGCCAGGCTAGTCCTGAGCCACTTCCCATGATTCTCTTCCTGCCTCCTGCTCTAGACGTGTACTCATATGATGAGGATGACATGGTCCTGGACCCCAGCCTGGCTGAGCACCTGTCCCACTTCGGCATCGACATGCTGAAGATGCAGAAGGTGAGACCCCTCCAGCTTCAGATTCTACTTCCTGCCCCTGTGAGGGCCCTTCCTCTTCGCCCAAGGCTGAAGTAGGGTTTCGGAGAAATCTTCTAGTTAACCCCATCACCAAGATACACGGGCTGCTTTTAAATATCTCAAATCATGTATGCAGTGAATagtactgagtacctactatgtgttagATGCTGTGTGAATAAGACGTATGTGGTTTTTGCTTACAAGAATTCTACTCTAGAAGGAAAGGCAGACATTAGTCACATTCCCAGATAAATAAGCCAACAGTTGCAAACTGTGGTGGGTACTATGAAAGAGAGATGGAGGGTACTACAGTAATTAACAGCAGGGTGACCTGGCCTAGTTTAGGGATCAGGGACATTTCCCTGAGGAAATGATGCTTAAGTGACAATGTGAAGGACGTTAGGGGTAACTTAAGGATGGGAAAAACATTTCAGGTAAAAGGAATTTTTATTCCTCATTCAAGCAGAGGCCCTGAAGAGTAAAGGGCCTCTGGGACAATTATGTATGACCTTCCAGAACTTGAACCGGATGATATTCAACATGCCTCCCATGTTTGAGCCTGTAATTCCACAAATTCTAGGCCACAGTCGGGTGTCATCCTAGATTCAGTGAGAGATCAAGGTAAAAACTACAGGGTTGAGTTTCTCACTCAGTCTGAAGTGCCCCTTCTCACACAGACAGACAAGACGATGACTGAGTTGGAGATAGACATGAACCAGCGGATTGGTGAATGGGAGCTGATCCAGGAGTCGGGTGTGCCACTCAAGCCCCTGTTTGGGCCTGGCTACACAGGCATCCAGAACCTGGGTAACAGCTGCTACCTCAACTCCGTGGTCCAGGTGCTCTTCAGCATCCCTGACTTCCAGAGGAAGTGAGTAGTGCTCTCCTTCCCCAGGCCCCCTCCTGGTCAGCACCCTCTGGGCATACTCCCTTCAGCTGCCCTTGGCACCTCTTTGTTTGATTCTAATCTTAGAGTAGTTCCTATCAGCTAGGTGTgttggcccatacctgtaatcccagtactttgggaggccaagatgggagaatcgcttgaacccaggaggttgagaccagcctgggcaacatagcgagaccctgtcttctctttaaaaaaaaaaaacagaataattccTGTCACACTCTGGCTGACATGCTGTAAGGGGAGCAAGTTAGGGAGCTGCACCACCAGCACCCCAACACACAAACCCCGCTGATAGTGCAGAGTGCCAGGTCCCCGGGCTCTGTGGCCTTCTGACAGACTCAAGGGTTAGCAGATGGTCTTTATTTTAGGCCAGTGACCTCAGATGAGCACCTAACATGGACATGTAGCACTTGGGGAGGAAGGGGGCTTGGTACACTAAGAAGAAAGGCAGGTTCTTAGCGGAAATGAGTTTACTTTTGAATTTGGGGAACAATTAGAATGTGAATGCTCAGAATATGTCAACAGGTTCTGTCTAATGGAACATGAACTGCCCTTGTCCTCATCCCAGGCTGCCTCCCCTCCCTGGCTCCTGTGCCGCCCAGCGTGCTTACACACTGGACATAGTTGAGAAGGGGAGAACAGGCAGGTTGCTGGAGAGAAGCGACTCCCCACTCTTGACGGGAGCCCATTCACAGAATTAGTAAATGTTtgctcccttcccttttcctcagAGCTCAGGCCAAAGCCCCTCCAACCGTCCTTTCCTTGACTTTTAGGTATGTGGATAAGCTGGAGAAGATCTTCCAGAATGCCCCGACAGACCCTACCCAGGACTTCAGCACCCAGGTGTATGTAACCAGGTCCTATGTAGGAAGGCTGTTGAGAGTCATGGCCGTATACCTTCCTCCTCCATGACCGCCTGGGGGGCACAGCACTTTAACCCctggcctttgtttttgttttttttttttgagacggagtcttgctttgttgccagtctggagtgcagtggtgcgatctcggctctctacaacctctgcctcctgggttcaagtgattctcctgcctcagcctcccaagtagctgggactacaggcgcccgccaccacgcccagctaattttttaaatatttttaatagagacggggtttcatcatgttggccaggatggtctcgatctcctgacctcgtggtctgcccacctcagcctcccaaattgctgggattacaggcgtgagccatcatgcatGGCCACCTCTGGCCTATTAGGAGTATTCGGGTGACTGTCCTCTGGGCGTGTTGTCTGTCTTGAGCTGGGTTCCTGTGGAATCTAAGGTTTTTCACATTGTCAAGAGTTAGCTAGGGAGAGCCACGAGCAGGGGGTTGAGCTGGGGACATACAGGGTCGTTAGTTGACTGAAGTGAAATGTTTTCTTGGATATTAACGCAGGGCCAAGCTGGGCCATGGCCTTCTCTCCGGGGAGTATTCCAAGCCAGTACCAGAGTCGGGCGATGGGGAGCGGGTGCCAGAACAGAAGGTGCGTCTAGGACTCTGTCCCTTTCAGGCCCTGGGATTGTGGGGAAGCTGAGGTCTGGGAGATGTCTAAAGAAGGCCCCGGGATGACCACTGAGCCCCAGCTGAGTCCCTGCCCTGACTCTTCCCAGGAAGTTCAAGATGGCATTGCCCCTCGGATGTTCAAGGCCCTCATCGGCAAGGGCCACCCTGAATTCTCCACCAACCGGCAGCAGGATGCCCAGGAGTTCTTCCTTCACCTTATCAACATGGTGGAGGTAAGGGCTGGGAAGATGGCACACCCTCATTTTCCTGCAGTTTACTCGCTCTCCTTCCTGCCCATTTCTCCCTCTGTCAGCCCCAACCCAGTCCCATCCCTGAATCCCTACGGTCTATGTCCCTGTGAGCAGTATTTGCACCTAAGGAGGATAGTGAAGGTGATGATCCTTACCCTTGCTGGGCTCGAAGCTCAATTCAGATTGCGCCCAAAGACAATGACATGAGAATACTTACTGctcataaagaaaaatacaggcgTGTTCCAGCACAGTCCCTCAGTGCCGGGATGGGGCCAGAAATGGGAGGGGTTGGTGAATTAGGGAAGGTTTCTGCTCTGCTCTTATGTCCCTGAGTTCTGAGTGGTAGTCTGCCTTCTCTCCCTGACTCTCCCATGAACCTTTCAGGCCCCATTCTGTTCCCTGGCTGCCCAGACCTCCCTACCCTGCCTCTTTCCCATAGAGGAATTGCCGGAGCTCTGAAAATCCGAATGAAGTGTTCCGCTTCTTGGTGGAGGAGAAGATTAAGTGCCTGGCCACAGAGAAGGTGAAGTACACCCAGCGAGTTGACTACATCATGCAGCTGCCTGTGCCCATGGATGCAGCCCTTAACAAAGGTAGGTTGCTCCATCAGCAAGGCCTTGGCACGGGGGGGAGGCTAAGGTCTAGGAGGAATGCTTGGGCACCTGATGGGAGCAGAGTCCATGGAATGCCTTGCTCCACCACCAAGGTTCCAGTCTCGGCCACCAGGAGTAGGTAGGGTTAACCTCGCCCAGTGGACTCTCAGCTTGTTAGCAGAGCTGCGTGGAAACAGAGGCGAGACATACTGGACGTGTGTCGGGGTGCCTTGGAAGGGTAGAGGAGCTGAaatagggacacagagccactAGGGAGAGGCTAAGAAGGGAAAGAAGCAGCACACTCTGAAGGATCCACCAACCCATTCTGTCACCAGAGGAGCTTCTGGAGTACGAGGAGAAGAAGCGGCAAGCCGAAGAGGAGAAGATGCCACTGCCAGAACTGGTTCGGGCCCAGGTGCCCTTCAGCTCTTGCCTGGAGGCCTACGGGGCCCCTGAGCAGGTGGATGACTTCTGGAGCACGGCCCTGCAGGCCAAGTCAGTAGCTGTCAAGTAAGTCCTCTGGTTGGGGCCTGAGGCTGTGGGTCTATGGCACAGCCATCCCAGAGGATATTTCTGCCTCTTCCCTGTTCTTTCATCCCTTTGTGGTTGGAATCCCAGGGTTGAATCAGTTGGGCTGGTAATCTGGCCCTGATGGAACCAAGGGGCCCTGGTAGGGGGAGACACAGGTGCTGACTGCATCTGTCACCTTGTCCTGCCCCAACCACTCCCTCTTCTCCTGCGGCACAGGGTCTCTTTGTAGCGTAGCCTCTCTTCACTCCCCCTCAGTCATGGCGGAGCACAGGCACTTAGGGTCATCTGTGGGCAGAATTTGGATTGCCAGCAAATAGCCCCACTTTGTGCCTACCCATTGGCACCTGGTACGGGCGTGAGACCTGAGAAAGGGCTTTGGTCTTGGGGAGTCAGCTACCCAACCTTTTGCTGCTCCTGCCAGTGAAACAGCTCTTCCTctgtgtgtggctttttttttttctttaaatagagatggggtctcactatgttgcccaggttggtctctaactcctgggctcaagcagtcatcctgccttggcctcccaaagtgctggaattgcaggtatgagccaccacacctaggcctttttttttttttttttttttttttttgctcacaGCCTTCCTTCTGGCTTCTACTGCTGCTTGTTGGCTGAGGACAGGCATTAGACACCTGcccagggaaagagaagaatatggAGGATCTTCTGGGTTATTGGGACTTCTATCCATGAGGGGCTGAACCCCAGGTGGGAGTTTCAGGAGAGGAAAACCCAGGGCATTCTCTGGGTACCAGCACATTCTCTCTTTTCTAGGACCACACGATTTGCCTCATTCCCTGACTACCTGGTCATCCAGATCAAGAAGTTCACCTTCGGCTTAGACTGGGTGCCCAAGAAACTGGGTATGGCTGCTGGAATGAGGGAGGTTATGCAGAAAATGCTAGAAAAAGAAGGGGCTTTAACACATACAAACTAGTGTTTCTGTTTCctctgaaaggggaaaaaaaaatcacccccaATGTTTCAAAATGTATCTAGTTTGAAAGCActaactaaaaatattaaaagacttcTTTGATTGTTATAGGTATGATTTACAACCAAAagtgatttttgtagtttttttttaataattggtaagatgttttcattttgctAATCTTGAAACAATTAATTCTCGTGAGTCTTACAGGTCCCTGACTGTCATTTGAGAACTCGTGATGTACCTTCATTTTCTAGATAAGGAAGTTGAGACTCACAGGAGTATAAAATCATTCTGTCTCACAAGTTCTAGGCCCCCTGCCCTGTTCATAGCTTATGTGTGGCAGATCTGGGAGCAGCATCCTGGCCTCCTGACTCCCAGGCTTAGTATTATTTGTCTTATACTGGGACCCCTAAGATGGGTGCCGTGCTTTTAGCAGCTCCTCTTGACAGAGCAGTTCTGACATAGGGGGGCAGGGGATTGAGGTTCCCGAATCACTTTCCAGGTAGGCCTCCGGGAGCTGCTGAGGTGACCCTTTTCCCACAGATGTGTCCATCGAGATGCCAGAGGAGCTTGACATCTCCCAGTTGAGGGGCACAGGGCTGCAGCCTGGAGAGGAGGAGCTGCCAGACATTGCCCCACCCCTGGTCACTCCGGATGAGCCCAAAGGTAGCCTTGGTTTCTATGGCAACGAAGACGAAGACTCCTTCTGCTCCCCTCACTTCTCCTCTCCGACATGTTAGTGACTCTTCTTCCTGCCTGTCTGTCTCCCGTGCTGATGGGGGCCTCTCTGCCTTGCATCCCCTGCCCCTGTCCTTTGTGTTTCTCCTGTCCTCCCTTTCAAATTTCCTCTGCCCTCTTTGATTGACATGGGGCCTCACCAGAGCACTCCCAGCCACCTTCTGGGTGTGGATGGCAACAGTACCAGCTAATGACCTCTCTGCCCTTGCT comes from the Macaca mulatta isolate MMU2019108-1 chromosome 11, T2T-MMU8v2.0, whole genome shotgun sequence genome and includes:
- the USP5 gene encoding ubiquitin carboxyl-terminal hydrolase 5 isoform X5 translates to MAELSEEALLSVLPTIRVPKAGDRVHKDECAFSFDTPESEGGLYICMNTFLGFGKQYVERHFNKTGQRVYLHLRRTRRLVGTGLGQGLALPASLQKEEDPATGTGDPPRKKPTRLAIGVEGGFDLSEEKFELDEDVKIVILPDYLEIARDGLGGLPDIVRDRVTSAVEALLSADSASRKQEVQAWDGEVRQVSKHAFSLKQLDNPARIPPCGWKCSKCDMRENLWLNLTDGSILCGRRYFDGSGGNNHAVEHYRETGYPLAVKLGTITPDGADVYSYDEDDMVLDPSLAEHLSHFGIDMLKMQKTDKTMTELEIDMNQRIGEWELIQESGVPLKPLFGPGYTGIQNLGNSCYLNSVVQVLFSIPDFQRKYVDKLEKIFQNAPTDPTQDFSTQVAKLGHGLLSGEYSKPVPESGDGERVPEQKEVQDGIAPRMFKALIGKGHPEFSTNRQQDAQEFFLHLINMVERNCRSSENPNEVFRFLVEEKIKCLATEKVKYTQRVDYIMQLPVPMDAALNKEELLEYEEKKRQAEEEKMPLPELVRAQVPFSSCLEAYGAPEQVDDFWSTALQAKSVAVKTTRFASFPDYLVIQIKKFTFGLDWVPKKLDVSIEMPEELDISQLRGTGLQPGEEELPDIAPPLVTPDEPKAPMLDESVIIQLVEMGFPMDACRKAVYYTGNSGAEAAMNWVMSHMDDPDFANPLILPGSSGPGSTSAAADPPPEDCVTTIVSMGFSRDQALKALRATNNSLERAVDWIFSHIDDLDAEAAMDISEGRSAADSISESVPVGPKVRDGPGKYQLFAFISHMGTSTMCGHYVCHIKKEGRWVIYNDQKVCASEKPPKDLGYIYFYQRVAS
- the USP5 gene encoding ubiquitin carboxyl-terminal hydrolase 5 isoform X9, producing the protein MAELSEEALLSVLPTIRVPKAGDRVHKDECAFSFDTPESEGGLYICMNTFLGFGKQYVERHFNKTGQRVYLHLRRTRRLKEEDPATGTGDPPRKKPTRLAIGVEGGFDLSEEKFELDEDVKIVILPDYLEIARDGLGGLPDIVRDRVTSAVEALLSADSASRKQEVQAWDGEVRQVSKHAFSLKQLDNPARIPPCGWKCSKCDMRENLWLNLTDGSILCGRRYFDGSGGNNHAVEHYRETGYPLAVKLGTITPDGADVYSYDEDDMVLDPSLAEHLSHFGIDMLKMQKTDKTMTELEIDMNQRIGEWELIQESGVPLKPLFGPGYTGIQNLGNSCYLNSVVQVLFSIPDFQRKAKLGHGLLSGEYSKPVPESGDGERVPEQKEVQDGIAPRMFKALIGKGHPEFSTNRQQDAQEFFLHLINMVERNCRSSENPNEVFRFLVEEKIKCLATEKVKYTQRVDYIMQLPVPMDAALNKEELLEYEEKKRQAEEEKMPLPELVRAQVPFSSCLEAYGAPEQVDDFWSTALQAKSVAVKTTRFASFPDYLVIQIKKFTFGLDWVPKKLDVSIEMPEELDISQLRGTGLQPGEEELPDIAPPLVTPDEPKAPMLDESVIIQLVEMGFPMDACRKAVYYTGNSGAEAAMNWVMSHMDDPDFANPLILPGSSGPGSTSAAADPPPEDCVTTIVSMGFSRDQALKALRATNNSLERAVDWIFSHIDDLDAEAAMDISEGRSAADSISESVPVGPKVRDGPGKYQLFAFISHMGTSTMCGHYVCHIKKEGRWVIYNDQKVCASEKPPKDLGYIYFYQRVAS
- the USP5 gene encoding ubiquitin carboxyl-terminal hydrolase 5 isoform X6 produces the protein MAELSEEALLSVLPTIRVPKAGDRVHKDECAFSFDTPAHNLLVFSPLPLVLQESEGGLYICMNTFLGFGKQYVERHFNKTGQRVYLHLRRTRRLKEEDPATGTGDPPRKKPTRLAIGVEGGFDLSEEKFELDEDVKIVILPDYLEIARDGLGGLPDIVRDRVTSAVEALLSADSASRKQEVQAWDGEVRQVSKHAFSLKQLDNPARIPPCGWKCSKCDMRENLWLNLTDGSILCGRRYFDGSGGNNHAVEHYRETGYPLAVKLGTITPDGADVYSYDEDDMVLDPSLAEHLSHFGIDMLKMQKTDKTMTELEIDMNQRIGEWELIQESGVPLKPLFGPGYTGIQNLGNSCYLNSVVQVLFSIPDFQRKYVDKLEKIFQNAPTDPTQDFSTQVAKLGHGLLSGEYSKPVPESGDGERVPEQKEVQDGIAPRMFKALIGKGHPEFSTNRQQDAQEFFLHLINMVERNCRSSENPNEVFRFLVEEKIKCLATEKVKYTQRVDYIMQLPVPMDAALNKEELLEYEEKKRQAEEEKMPLPELVRAQVPFSSCLEAYGAPEQVDDFWSTALQAKSVAVKTTRFASFPDYLVIQIKKFTFGLDWVPKKLDVSIEMPEELDISQLRGTGLQPGEEELPDIAPPLVTPDEPKAPMLDESVIIQLVEMGFPMDACRKAVYYTGNSGAEAAMNWVMSHMDDPDFANPLILPGSSGPGSTSAAADPPPEDCVTTIVSMGFSRDQALKALRATNNSLERAVDWIFSHIDDLDAEAAMDISEGRSAADSISESVPVGPKVRDGPGKYQLFAFISHMGTSTMCGHYVCHIKKEGRWVIYNDQKVCASEKPPKDLGYIYFYQRVAS
- the USP5 gene encoding ubiquitin carboxyl-terminal hydrolase 5 isoform X2, with the protein product MAELSEEALLSVLPTIRVPKAGDRVHKDECAFSFDTPESEGGLYICMNTFLGFGKQYVERHFNKTGQRVYLHLRRTRRLVGTGLGQGLALPASLQKEEDPATGTGDPPRKKPTRLAIGVEGGFDLSEEKFELDEDVKIVILPDYLEIARDGLGGLPDIVRDRVTSAVEALLSADSASRKQEVQAWDGEVRQVSKHAFSLKQLDNPARIPPCGWKCSKCDMRENLWLNLTDGSILCGRRYFDGSGGNNHAVEHYRETGYPLAVKLGTITPDGADVYSYDEDDMVLDPSLAEHLSHFGIDMLKMQKTDKTMTELEIDMNQRIGEWELIQESGVPLKPLFGPGYTGIQNLGNSCYLNSVVQVLFSIPDFQRKYVDKLEKIFQNAPTDPTQDFSTQVAKLGHGLLSGEYSKPVPESGDGERVPEQKEVQDGIAPRMFKALIGKGHPEFSTNRQQDAQEFFLHLINMVERNCRSSENPNEVFRFLVEEKIKCLATEKVKYTQRVDYIMQLPVPMDAALNKEELLEYEEKKRQAEEEKMPLPELVRAQVPFSSCLEAYGAPEQVDDFWSTALQAKSVAVKTTRFASFPDYLVIQIKKFTFGLDWVPKKLDVSIEMPEELDISQLRGTGLQPGEEELPDIAPPLVTPDEPKGSLGFYGNEDEDSFCSPHFSSPTSPMLDESVIIQLVEMGFPMDACRKAVYYTGNSGAEAAMNWVMSHMDDPDFANPLILPGSSGPGSTSAAADPPPEDCVTTIVSMGFSRDQALKALRATNNSLERAVDWIFSHIDDLDAEAAMDISEGRSAADSISESVPVGPKVRDGPGKYQLFAFISHMGTSTMCGHYVCHIKKEGRWVIYNDQKVCASEKPPKDLGYIYFYQRVAS
- the USP5 gene encoding ubiquitin carboxyl-terminal hydrolase 5, whose amino-acid sequence is MAELSEEALLSVLPTIRVPKAGDRVHKDECAFSFDTPESEGGLYICMNTFLGFGKQYVERHFNKTGQRVYLHLRRTRRLKEEDPATGTGDPPRKKPTRLAIGVEGGFDLSEEKFELDEDVKIVILPDYLEIARDGLGGLPDIVRDRVTSAVEALLSADSASRKQEVQAWDGEVRQVSKHAFSLKQLDNPARIPPCGWKCSKCDMRENLWLNLTDGSILCGRRYFDGSGGNNHAVEHYRETGYPLAVKLGTITPDGADVYSYDEDDMVLDPSLAEHLSHFGIDMLKMQKTDKTMTELEIDMNQRIGEWELIQESGVPLKPLFGPGYTGIQNLGNSCYLNSVVQVLFSIPDFQRKYVDKLEKIFQNAPTDPTQDFSTQVAKLGHGLLSGEYSKPVPESGDGERVPEQKEVQDGIAPRMFKALIGKGHPEFSTNRQQDAQEFFLHLINMVERNCRSSENPNEVFRFLVEEKIKCLATEKVKYTQRVDYIMQLPVPMDAALNKEELLEYEEKKRQAEEEKMPLPELVRAQVPFSSCLEAYGAPEQVDDFWSTALQAKSVAVKTTRFASFPDYLVIQIKKFTFGLDWVPKKLDVSIEMPEELDISQLRGTGLQPGEEELPDIAPPLVTPDEPKAPMLDESVIIQLVEMGFPMDACRKAVYYTGNSGAEAAMNWVMSHMDDPDFANPLILPGSSGPGSTSAAADPPPEDCVTTIVSMGFSRDQALKALRATNNSLERAVDWIFSHIDDLDAEAAMDISEGRSAADSISESVPVGPKVRDGPGKYQLFAFISHMGTSTMCGHYVCHIKKEGRWVIYNDQKVCASEKPPKDLGYIYFYQRVAS
- the USP5 gene encoding ubiquitin carboxyl-terminal hydrolase 5 isoform X7; translated protein: MAELSEEALLSVLPTIRVPKAGDRVHKDECAFSFDTPESEGGLYICMNTFLGFGKQYVERHFNKTGQRVYLHLRRTRRLKEEDPATGTGDPPRKKPTRLAIGVEGGFDLSEEKFELDEDVKIVILPDYLEIARDGLGGLPDIVRDRVTSAVEALLSADSASRKQEVQAWDGEVRQVSKHAFSLKQLDNPARIPPCGWKCSKCDMRENLWLNLTDGSILCGRRYFDGSGGNNHAVEHYRETGYPLAVKLGTITPDGADVYSYDEDDMVLDPSLAEHLSHFGIDMLKMQKTDKTMTELEIDMNQRIGEWELIQESGVPLKPLFGPGYTGIQNLGNSCYLNSVVQVLFSIPDFQRKAKLGHGLLSGEYSKPVPESGDGERVPEQKEVQDGIAPRMFKALIGKGHPEFSTNRQQDAQEFFLHLINMVERNCRSSENPNEVFRFLVEEKIKCLATEKVKYTQRVDYIMQLPVPMDAALNKEELLEYEEKKRQAEEEKMPLPELVRAQVPFSSCLEAYGAPEQVDDFWSTALQAKSVAVKTTRFASFPDYLVIQIKKFTFGLDWVPKKLDVSIEMPEELDISQLRGTGLQPGEEELPDIAPPLVTPDEPKGSLGFYGNEDEDSFCSPHFSSPTSPMLDESVIIQLVEMGFPMDACRKAVYYTGNSGAEAAMNWVMSHMDDPDFANPLILPGSSGPGSTSAAADPPPEDCVTTIVSMGFSRDQALKALRATNNSLERAVDWIFSHIDDLDAEAAMDISEGRSAADSISESVPVGPKVRDGPGKYQLFAFISHMGTSTMCGHYVCHIKKEGRWVIYNDQKVCASEKPPKDLGYIYFYQRVAS
- the USP5 gene encoding ubiquitin carboxyl-terminal hydrolase 5 isoform X8 — protein: MAELSEEALLSVLPTIRVPKAGDRVHKDECAFSFDTPKEEDPATGTGDPPRKKPTRLAIGVEGGFDLSEEKFELDEDVKIVILPDYLEIARDGLGGLPDIVRDRVTSAVEALLSADSASRKQEVQAWDGEVRQVSKHAFSLKQLDNPARIPPCGWKCSKCDMRENLWLNLTDGSILCGRRYFDGSGGNNHAVEHYRETGYPLAVKLGTITPDGADVYSYDEDDMVLDPSLAEHLSHFGIDMLKMQKTDKTMTELEIDMNQRIGEWELIQESGVPLKPLFGPGYTGIQNLGNSCYLNSVVQVLFSIPDFQRKYVDKLEKIFQNAPTDPTQDFSTQVAKLGHGLLSGEYSKPVPESGDGERVPEQKEVQDGIAPRMFKALIGKGHPEFSTNRQQDAQEFFLHLINMVERNCRSSENPNEVFRFLVEEKIKCLATEKVKYTQRVDYIMQLPVPMDAALNKEELLEYEEKKRQAEEEKMPLPELVRAQVPFSSCLEAYGAPEQVDDFWSTALQAKSVAVKTTRFASFPDYLVIQIKKFTFGLDWVPKKLDVSIEMPEELDISQLRGTGLQPGEEELPDIAPPLVTPDEPKGSLGFYGNEDEDSFCSPHFSSPTSPMLDESVIIQLVEMGFPMDACRKAVYYTGNSGAEAAMNWVMSHMDDPDFANPLILPGSSGPGSTSAAADPPPEDCVTTIVSMGFSRDQALKALRATNNSLERAVDWIFSHIDDLDAEAAMDISEGRSAADSISESVPVGPKVRDGPGKYQLFAFISHMGTSTMCGHYVCHIKKEGRWVIYNDQKVCASEKPPKDLGYIYFYQRVAS
- the USP5 gene encoding ubiquitin carboxyl-terminal hydrolase 5 isoform X1, whose translation is MAELSEEALLSVLPTIRVPKAGDRVHKDECAFSFDTPESEGGLYICMNTFLGFGKQYVERHFNKTGQRVYLHLRRTRRLKEEDPATGTGDPPRKKPTRLAIGVEGGFDLSEEKFELDEDVKIVILPDYLEIARDGLGGLPDIVRDRVTSAVEALLSADSASRKQEVQAWDGEVRQVSKHAFSLKQLDNPARIPPCGWKCSKCDMRENLWLNLTDGSILCGRRYFDGSGGNNHAVEHYRETGYPLAVKLGTITPDGAGTASPPPATLIPEPLPMILFLPPALDVYSYDEDDMVLDPSLAEHLSHFGIDMLKMQKTDKTMTELEIDMNQRIGEWELIQESGVPLKPLFGPGYTGIQNLGNSCYLNSVVQVLFSIPDFQRKYVDKLEKIFQNAPTDPTQDFSTQVAKLGHGLLSGEYSKPVPESGDGERVPEQKEVQDGIAPRMFKALIGKGHPEFSTNRQQDAQEFFLHLINMVERNCRSSENPNEVFRFLVEEKIKCLATEKVKYTQRVDYIMQLPVPMDAALNKEELLEYEEKKRQAEEEKMPLPELVRAQVPFSSCLEAYGAPEQVDDFWSTALQAKSVAVKTTRFASFPDYLVIQIKKFTFGLDWVPKKLDVSIEMPEELDISQLRGTGLQPGEEELPDIAPPLVTPDEPKGSLGFYGNEDEDSFCSPHFSSPTSPMLDESVIIQLVEMGFPMDACRKAVYYTGNSGAEAAMNWVMSHMDDPDFANPLILPGSSGPGSTSAAADPPPEDCVTTIVSMGFSRDQALKALRATNNSLERAVDWIFSHIDDLDAEAAMDISEGRSAADSISESVPVGPKVRDGPGKYQLFAFISHMGTSTMCGHYVCHIKKEGRWVIYNDQKVCASEKPPKDLGYIYFYQRVAS
- the USP5 gene encoding ubiquitin carboxyl-terminal hydrolase 5 isoform X3 encodes the protein MAELSEEALLSVLPTIRVPKAGDRVHKDECAFSFDTPESEGGLYICMNTFLGFGKQYVERHFNKTGQRVYLHLRRTRRLKEEDPATGTGDPPRKKPTRLAIGVEGGFDLSEEKFELDEDVKIVILPDYLEIARDGLGGLPDIVRDRVTSAVEALLSADSASRKQEVQAWDGEVRQVSKHAFSLKQLDNPARIPPCGWKCSKCDMRENLWLNLTDGSILCGRRYFDGSGGNNHAVEHYRETGYPLAVKLGTITPDGAGTASPPPATLIPEPLPMILFLPPALDVYSYDEDDMVLDPSLAEHLSHFGIDMLKMQKTDKTMTELEIDMNQRIGEWELIQESGVPLKPLFGPGYTGIQNLGNSCYLNSVVQVLFSIPDFQRKYVDKLEKIFQNAPTDPTQDFSTQVAKLGHGLLSGEYSKPVPESGDGERVPEQKEVQDGIAPRMFKALIGKGHPEFSTNRQQDAQEFFLHLINMVERNCRSSENPNEVFRFLVEEKIKCLATEKVKYTQRVDYIMQLPVPMDAALNKEELLEYEEKKRQAEEEKMPLPELVRAQVPFSSCLEAYGAPEQVDDFWSTALQAKSVAVKTTRFASFPDYLVIQIKKFTFGLDWVPKKLDVSIEMPEELDISQLRGTGLQPGEEELPDIAPPLVTPDEPKAPMLDESVIIQLVEMGFPMDACRKAVYYTGNSGAEAAMNWVMSHMDDPDFANPLILPGSSGPGSTSAAADPPPEDCVTTIVSMGFSRDQALKALRATNNSLERAVDWIFSHIDDLDAEAAMDISEGRSAADSISESVPVGPKVRDGPGKYQLFAFISHMGTSTMCGHYVCHIKKEGRWVIYNDQKVCASEKPPKDLGYIYFYQRVAS